The following coding sequences are from one Odocoileus virginianus isolate 20LAN1187 ecotype Illinois chromosome 7, Ovbor_1.2, whole genome shotgun sequence window:
- the ZWINT gene encoding outer kinetochore KNL1 complex subunit ZWINT isoform X2: MGAAESEVEAAAREALAKVAGILEPVGLQEEAELPAQILAEFVMDSRKKDKLLCSQLQVVDFLQNFLVQEGTAQDQNPLVSEDTSRQKAIEAKEQWKELKATYQEHVEVIMNSLTQALPKVEEAQTKQAQLQEALKQLQTKKQMAMEKLRIAQKQWQLQQEKHLQNLAEALSEVRERQTGTQQELQQLYQELGTLKQQAGQAQDKLQRHQTFLQLLYTLQGKQLFNEAEAEIPQELDLPKDKPQQVTQPQEQNTQDTMGREALI; encoded by the exons ATGGGGGCTGCGGAGTCTGAAGTGGAGGCTGCAGCCCGAGA GGCCCTGGCCAAGGTAGCAGGCATCCTGGAGCCTGTAGGTCTTCAGGAGGAGGCTGAACTGCCTGCCCAGATCCTGGCTGAATTTGTGATG GACTCTCGGAAGAAAGACAAGCTTCTCTGCAGCCAGCTTCAAGTAGTAGACTTTCTGCAGAATTTCTTGGTTCAGGAAGGCACTGCCCAGGACCAGAACCCCTTGGTTTCTGAAGACACAAGCC GACAGAAGGCAATTGAAGCCAAAGAGCAATGGAAAGAGCTGAAGGCCACCTATCAAGAGCATGTGGAAGTCATCATGAATTCCCTGACCCAGGCACTGCCCAAGGTGGAGGAGGCCCAAACAAAGCAGGCACAGCTCCAGGAAGCCCTTAAACAGCTCCAGACCAAG AAGCAAATGGCCATGGAAAAACTCAGAATAGCCCAGAAGCAGTGGCAGCTGCAACAG GAGAAGCATTTGCAGAATCTGGCGGAGGCTTTGTCAGAAGTGAGGGAGCGTCAGACAGGAACTCAACAGGAACTTCAACAACTATATCAGGAACTTGGAACTCTGAAGCAACAGGCAGGGCAGGCGCAGGACAAGCTGCAGAG GCACCAGACCTTCCTCCAGCTGCTATATACCCTGCAGGGTAAGCAGCTATTCAatgaggcagaggcagagataCCACAGGAGCTGGATCTTCCTAAGGATAAGCCCCAGCAGGTGACCCAACCCCAAGAACAGAACACTCAGGATACCATGGGAAGAGAG GCCCTAATTTGA
- the ZWINT gene encoding outer kinetochore KNL1 complex subunit ZWINT isoform X1, whose product MGAAESEVEAAAREALAKVAGILEPVGLQEEAELPAQILAEFVMDSRKKDKLLCSQLQVVDFLQNFLVQEGTAQDQNPLVSEDTSRQKAIEAKEQWKELKATYQEHVEVIMNSLTQALPKVEEAQTKQAQLQEALKQLQTKKQMAMEKLRIAQKQWQLQQEKHLQNLAEALSEVRERQTGTQQELQQLYQELGTLKQQAGQAQDKLQRHQTFLQLLYTLQGKQLFNEAEAEIPQELDLPKDKPQQVTQPQEQNTQDTMGREADNPQPVGDAGLPWLPGRQQHTEESLSRTDSNSGCGFP is encoded by the exons ATGGGGGCTGCGGAGTCTGAAGTGGAGGCTGCAGCCCGAGA GGCCCTGGCCAAGGTAGCAGGCATCCTGGAGCCTGTAGGTCTTCAGGAGGAGGCTGAACTGCCTGCCCAGATCCTGGCTGAATTTGTGATG GACTCTCGGAAGAAAGACAAGCTTCTCTGCAGCCAGCTTCAAGTAGTAGACTTTCTGCAGAATTTCTTGGTTCAGGAAGGCACTGCCCAGGACCAGAACCCCTTGGTTTCTGAAGACACAAGCC GACAGAAGGCAATTGAAGCCAAAGAGCAATGGAAAGAGCTGAAGGCCACCTATCAAGAGCATGTGGAAGTCATCATGAATTCCCTGACCCAGGCACTGCCCAAGGTGGAGGAGGCCCAAACAAAGCAGGCACAGCTCCAGGAAGCCCTTAAACAGCTCCAGACCAAG AAGCAAATGGCCATGGAAAAACTCAGAATAGCCCAGAAGCAGTGGCAGCTGCAACAG GAGAAGCATTTGCAGAATCTGGCGGAGGCTTTGTCAGAAGTGAGGGAGCGTCAGACAGGAACTCAACAGGAACTTCAACAACTATATCAGGAACTTGGAACTCTGAAGCAACAGGCAGGGCAGGCGCAGGACAAGCTGCAGAG GCACCAGACCTTCCTCCAGCTGCTATATACCCTGCAGGGTAAGCAGCTATTCAatgaggcagaggcagagataCCACAGGAGCTGGATCTTCCTAAGGATAAGCCCCAGCAGGTGACCCAACCCCAAGAACAGAACACTCAGGATACCATGGGAAGAGAG GCTGACAACCCACAGCCTGTTGGAGATGCAGGCTTACCATGGCTTCCTGGCAGACAGCAACATACAGAAGAATCCTTGAGCAGGACAGACTCCAACTCAGGCTGTGGTTTCCCCTGA